Sequence from the Suncus etruscus isolate mSunEtr1 chromosome 1, mSunEtr1.pri.cur, whole genome shotgun sequence genome:
tcatgttggtgtcagagcagcattgtaaatgtcctggaggggatttggttccttgagctgttgcggagaactctgtcatatctatgtctaggatccaggagttaaggctgaacggtcagtgtctagttccctggagcccaagttgtttccacatgacataaattcagtgtgggagatgtccctgtgttgtaaacaagtatgagttcttatccttagtagataagagcttgtttttatatgtacaatttcccctttgtttaatatgtctttgcaggaggaagtggtgctaccttatattgctggtgtatttgtggggtggagagaaaagaaaccagactcccgacaaaaactaagaatatatatgctcacccatatctaaaggaaaaaaagtttctttaaaaaaaagaagaagattaaataaaagatgtaattaaagggataaagtggggccagagagatagcatggagatcaggcgtctgtcctttctgtagaaaggcagtggctcagaacctggcatcccaaatggtcccccatgccctccagggacgttctccaagcatagagccaggagcaccctccgagcgctgcctggagtgacccaaaagaagcaaaaacaaatcaaatccaataaaaaaaaacctaaaacaaagcaaaacaaacaaagaaaactaacaaaaataaaaaagaaaagaaaaaaacacaaagaaaagggggagaaagtgatacaggagatcactttacatttggggagaaacaggataagaggtagtattatataggtctatacttatgatgaaagaatagggttcccccttgtcttttgagatttccttgtgaggtgtggggtccaggcagggatgtcttgggtagagttcttgcaggggtgtcctttggagctagttccagtatcaagccacagtccacattagggagaggtgattaggagggccacactgcagaAACAGAAAATTTTTAATCCAATTTTATTGGTTTagtattagtttgcacaattctggggaaatgcataatgttagaCTTCTAAAAGTTCTCAACTATCCTAGTGACCGTTTTCCAATTACTGTTatatttgattgtgtatattatttagcaaattattctcaaattatgtctgcaaaactGTTCAGTCTTTGTCCACAGAATTAGatgaaaaaggaacttggatactatagattcttattacagtgctcattataataaTGTTCAGCAAACTTATTTCAaacagtgtatatatattttttttttcagaaatgttcttgtgatattttttgttttgtttttgggccccacccggtgacattcagcgattactcctggctatatgctcagaaatcactcctggcttgggagaccatatgggatgccaggggatcgaactgctgtccgtcataggctagcgcaggcaaggcagatgagTTCTAATCACTTGAGCCACTGCGTGGCCcagttcttgtgattttgtttagagaagtttatagaaagaaagaaacttggagGTTTTAGACTGGTATTACAATGCTCGGTATAAGAACGTTTAAgaaatttcaaattaagtgtattttCAAAAAGGTTCTAATGTTCTATGCTGAAAAACTATACcataggctctgtcctaggttctGATCCCTCGTTGCTCACCCATTCTATTCTCTGCTCAAATAATTGTCCTTCAAGACTCAGGTCAATTTATAATGACAACTGAAATGAATATTACCTAGTTAATAGAATAGTCAAATACAGATTTTTATCTATGCAACAAAATATCATTATTggataatttttagtttttaatgacatcaaaaattattaagaaataataaaatatatgtcaataaaagattatttagtaccaatgataaaatacaaaattgtgAATAGAATTCTAAGACATTTTTGCCTTCCTATATTTCCCATTTTTTACAATacccatatgattttttttttcaaaaaaagaaacacacttttttaaaaaaaatcagacatcaCATTTTGAAAAACTTTCATTGACATTTCACTACTGCCAGCATTAGCAGGTATTTTTCGAGCCTCACATAGTGCTTGCCACAGTGTCACACGGTGTTTGAAAAGGTGCTCAATCAAGTTTTCCtgaattattttctcttctgGCTGGGCATTCCCTGTCACCACCCTAGCAACAACCATACATAGCTAGAAACACACCGTTTGAAGAAATAAGGATGCTTCATATGGACAATCTAAAGTTTTCCTGAACCTAAGAAGTTTGTGAGTCTTCAACCTTCCCTCCCTCAGGAGTTTAATGTCCACTTTCTCTCTTCTATCTTAATAGCTCAGAGCATAGTGGCAGGTGAAAGACCTGGTCCACTTTAAGGAGCAAGTGTCTGACTGAAGGGTGGAGAGTGACCATCATGTTGATATTTCAACTGGCTAATTGTCCCCCAGACCTCATCCTCAATTCTGCAGTGGATAATCGTGTGCTTGTTTCTTCACTCTACAATCCAGATTCCTCTCCCTTTTGACTTGATTCTCATATTGGCCAAACCAAAGAAGTTACCTCTTCTTAGTTTATTATCCTGGTAAATGGCCATATTTCCAGCTCATATTGatcttcttgtttttcttcaaCATGGACTTTAAAGGGATTTTCTAGTTCTAGGTCTTCTACCTCCTAAAGACTGGTGCTTTGGCTCTGAGTCTCATGGGTCCCCCATGGTCTAATTGTTTCTTAGGTGACTCAACAGTCTCCCAGGAGAGCTCTTACTCCACACTCCTCAGCAGCTCTCTTATCTCTCCTGAGAATCTGGAATCTTCAGAGACTCCCTAAAGGGACAATCTCAACAGGTCCTAGCTGTGAAGAAAATGTTATTATCTCTAAAATATTTGATGGAAGACTTGATTttgtggtgtgtttttttttaagttaagtaagataaggattttttttttgatgaagcaAGATAGCTTTTATTGGAACTAAACCTTAGAAGAATGTGAAGGGAGAGAAGTGGCTTTTCTGGAGTGGAAAACACAAGCAAAGAGATATAAAGACAAGCAATGTAAATACCTGTTCAAgggagaatataaaaaaaatgttattgaatTAAGCTTAtatagaaagatgtgagggaagagaaagagagaaagcaccTGTTAAAGAAAGAACACAGTCTTCTCCTGagtggaagcaaaaatacatAGAGACAAATTGCAAGGTTCATGGGAGAACACAGATTTGAAGAGACAAGACTTtggttttaataaatatcttGTATAACTTGGCCTTGTCATTTAATGTCTTCAGGTTTTGCTGCCTAATCTCTGAAAGAACAAAATATACTGGAATCAGATAAAAATCCCTTACCCATTGGGTAAGGGCatgtatggaaaaataaaataatagcaggACCTATGCAAGCTCATTTTTCTGCTGAATGTaggtcctgagagaaaaaaattacagcagATACAAAAGTGTTCAGAATGGAAAAATGAGCAGTTTCTATCAGGGATGTTGGAGGGGAAAATCTATATTACACCATAGGGGAAGTAAAGGATTTTCCTGCTTGAGAGGGAAGCCAAAGAATTTAGTTTCAATTTATGAAATTGTCACTGTCACCTCTTAGATGTCTAAGCTGTAATGAATTTCATTCTAGAATAGTTTCCTTTATGGTTTTGCTGGGTATGCAGATAAAGTATGCAGACAGTGTGGAGGTGAGAGGGAATATGGACTGTGGGGAGAGCATTAGGCACCAAGGATCAGAATGttcagttcatttttatttcatttagccaACAGAGTTCAGGGAGTTCTTGTCATAAGGTGTACCCTATTGAGTTCCCTTCCACTGAAATGAATAATTGGAATGAATTTTGAATAAACAAGTGTTTGTTGAATACCTACTAAATATACAAGAGCTGGCATAatataagttcttttttattttctctttttggtcacattcagtgtttcttaggtcttactcctggcataTCACCCTGGGATCAATCCTAAGAGgttatggggaccatataggttgttagggattgaacctggatcaattgcatgcaaggcaaatgccctattcactacACTATCACTCAGGGTcctatagtttttttctttaaaaattttattaaagcaaataatttttatttacacattatcattgttgaattttatatatactgTGTTCTACCACTAATCCCATCACCGATGTCATCTATCAACCAGGGTTCCtaggttccctcccacccacccacaacCCTcccataatataaattatatatatatatttatgtataatttcCTCTTAAATGGGAGAGATCGTCAAATAGGTATATTATAGTTGATACAATGAAAGCAACTCTGGGGCTACATGAGTCAATAGAGATCAAGAATTCAGATAGATTATCAATAAAACTGAGCCTATGGAGTAAGATAGGCAGAAAAAACTAAGACTATGGTAGGAAGGGAAGTAAGCCCCCTGGTCAAGGTGCTGGAATGTTGTACCAATAAAACCTGACCACAAATATTGGTATAGTAAATATCGTAAGTCATGGTacataaataagaatttttgaagtgaaaaagtaaaaaagcaatGTTCACCAGCAAATGGTAAAGGACTTATAATGAAATGGTAAAGGACTTATAATAAAAGACTTAATAGGGGGAAAGGATTCAGTTAGAAGAGAGGTCAGGGAAAGTTCTCTAGAGGAGATATTAACTCTTAAAATCAAgtatttcttattctttcctGATTATTATTACTAATAAGTGATTTCAATGTATAAGAAATCATTGGAAGCCACTGATTTAGCTAAACATATTGACACAAGCTTTTTGTACTCTTAGTGTGGCAGTTTATTAGTGTAAACacgacattgttatgataatctttgtgaataaaacattttatttcatgagCCAAAGATCAAAGCCAAGCTAGGAGGCTAAGGTCAACTAACTCATTGTGTGGCTCAATGCACACCAATCACCTATTGTAACCCATCATGTTCTCCTGCCCCAGAGCAAGTATCTTCATAGTCCTCCCACAATGAAAAATCTGTAGTTCTTGCTCATGTTGACAGAGGTCTGTGTCAAAGGCACAAAATTAATCAAAGTGGGGCTTAACTTGACCTGGAGCTATTTATCTAGGATTGAGAAATGGCCTTCAACATTTGAACTCACtcaagttttctttctctctctctctctctgatatgATATACTTACCATATCCCCACTCTTGGAATAATTATTGCCATCACTATAATACCATCATTATATTAAAAACTCTGTAAGGACATGGATAGGGCTTTACTTAACTTTGTTTGCTCTAACAAATGGCAGATAAATAGACATGACATGAATAATTAAGTTGGCTTAGATCCTGAGGAACACATGGCACCTTCTCCTTCCCTTAAAGTAATATTTCTGGTGCATGAAACCAAAACAACATGAACAAAAACATCACAAGAGACTCAATCATCTGTGATATCAAGGATTATGAGATAATAGATCTGGTAATGGGGTTCTTGGCAAAGATAAGAATATTTGTGTTATTCAAGAAAAAGAGTGATTGTAGGAAGGACTAATATAATGTAGATGTGGATGTGGGAGGTGTAATTAGGTTGGATGACATTTTACTTTTTCAGTGACACTAAGCACTCTTGACTCTTCTGTAAACCCAGCATATCTATATAGCACCCAGAGATATGGCTTCCTCTTTCAAATTCTTCTCTGTGCAAAAGCAGGCATTAGTGTGGCACCAGGAGAAAGCATATGCGTCAACATGGTGAACTGAAGGTGAACAAAGATCTGATTGAGCTATTCCAATCCTCTTACCTAATCCACTCCACACACATTCCTTTATTGTCATTGAAGCTTTGCCTAATAACCTCACATCCATCAGCAACTGCCTAACCAATCAGGTTCTACAAACATGAAGGATCCCTTAGGACTGACATGGTGACACATGCTGAATTGGCAGATTCAATCTAGAACTTAGAGAAGTTTATGTCTACATGTCCAATGCCACCTTAATATCAAAGGAACATTCTTCCTCTTGAAAGAACAAGGAAAAAATTTTAGAATGTccttggaacatttttttcagtaaaatgtttttgtttgtttttgggttgcaccggtgaagctaaggggttactcctggctatgtgcttaaaaatcacttacagctttgggagaccatatgggacacctgagatTGAatgcaggtccatcctgggtcagctgtgtgcaaggcaaatgccctaccactgagctattactctgacccctgaatttttatgaaatttttttctcttttttgttactgttttatgGAAACAGACCAAAATCTTTACTTCTTTTCTAGTGCCTCTGGTTCTAGGACACAGTAGCCTCAGTGGCTGGTGATCAACCATTTATTCTTTGGGTTCACCTTCTGATTTTGTTCAGGAGATaacaagatataaagaaaatgaattagaaaGTCAGACATGTCTCTGTTCAAAACTCTGCACTGCCACTGAGCAGTTGAAATAAACCATGAGGTGCTCACAGGACTGCCTGCCTGCAGATCCTTGCTGCCTCTAGGGCATCATCATACCCTAgattaattttatgttaaaattcaaTGCCAAATGGACAGGGCAGTGTGCATAATACCTAACATATCATGAATGTACCATGAGTAGAAGAACATATTCCTGGGCTTGGTCTTTCTATATAAATAAGCCTGAGTTCTCTCTTCATGTTTGAGGATACACTAGAAGATATATTTCTTTCAATCAATAAACTCACTCTTCATAGTGGAAAGAGTGGTTCCCCCTTTGACTCCGGGTCTGGCTGGTGACAAGGAAAGATTGACACAAGGCCTCCCATGGCTGGAAATGCCAACCACAGAAAGCAACATGTTCTTGTTGCCAAGTTTCTTCGAGCAGGTGTTATTGTTTCGTCTTTCCTCTCACTTTGTAAGTCTCCCCCCAGTCTCACTATTGGCCCTTGGTATACCACTTCCCTCTGGGGTACAGCCCACTTCTTGTCCCCTGCACCAGCCCCCATCCTTCCTCTATGTCACTATCACCCTGGGGAGGAAGAGCTGTGTCAAGCAGATCCTCTCTCTCACTGAGCTTCAGTTTCCCTATGGGCACCATGACATCATCTTGGCCCTGGAAATTCCACTCACACTCTGGGGTTCCCTACCTCTGTCCTTGGCCTCAAAGTTCCTATATAAAGGGCCTCCCAACTCAGTATGGGCACAAAGCACCTTCAAGTCCTAAGCTATTAGGATCTACAGCTTCTGCTCCAGGAAAGCCTCTCTTCCACCAAGACCATGAAGCTCTGTGTGGCTGGGCTCTCACTGCTCATACTCATCGCTGTCTGCTGCTCTCCAACGTACTCTGCACCAAGTAAGTCTTGTCTGGTGATTGCTCCATCTGCAGCCAAGCTGAAGTCAGTAGTCACTTTTCCATTTGGGATGTCCCAACAGTGGCCTCTATGGAGGAGACTAACAGGCTCTGGGAAGATTTCCAAGTAGTCTGCTGATCAATGTAGTTTAGTCAGTTTCAATAATATTCAGGTTCCTGTTTTCTGAAGATATAGATACCAACTGACATTTAGAAGCAAGTCCTTGTCTCTCTTGGGGCTTTGTCTCCCCAACTGCAGAACACAGGAGTTACATATATTCTCCTACCCAGTTCAGCTTTCATTATGTGGGAATCTTCTTCAAGAAGATTCTCTCTCTTCAGACTAAGACTTCTACTCATACTGGGTGGGATTGGATGCAAGGAACCAGATTTGGGGATCTAGAGAGCCCCGACAGGATGATAGCCAATGTATATTGATAACTAGGAGCATCATCTCCTGGCAGAGCTTCCTAACTCACCCTGTCTTTCCTTCCAGTTGGTTCTGACCCTCCCACAGCCTGCTGTTTCTCTTACTTCTCAGGGAAGCTTAAACGGGAATTTGTGGTAGATTACTACGAAACCAGCAGCCTCTGCTCTGAGCCTGCTGTAGTGTGAGTATCAACCCTGGGCTCTTCAGGCGGCAAAAACAAGGGAAGTAAAGGGAGGCCTGTTTGGAAGGTAGAGGTGTGGGTATCAAGCAGTAATGCAGAAAGTCTCAGCACTGAAGGTCCCTTGGAAAGCCATAAGAAGTAGGCAGCAAAGTACCTGGTTGAGTCTGGTAAGGGAGATGGAATCAAGGGAGAAGAATTTGATTTCTGGGGAGGAAGTGAGTCAGAGGTCAGGAAACCAGGGAAAGTAAAAAGATTATGGAAACTGTGGGCATATTACTTAAGCCATACTTAGAAAAATCTTAAGAAAGTcattctcggggccgggcggtggcgctaaaggtaaggtgcgcctgccttgcctgcgctagccttggacggaccacggttcgatcccccggtgtcccatatggtcccccaagccaggagcaacttctgagcgcatagccaggagtaacccctgagtgttaccgggtgtggcccaaaaaccaaaaaaaaaaagaaagtcattctCAGGCCACAGGGAAGAGGGCAACATGTCTGATGATTCCAAGCCTCATCCTTACAACTGCAAAGGCTATAGCTATTACAAGGGTAGAAGTTATTGGGAGCCAATTTTCAGCACTACCTTCCAGAAGGGTCTCCTGACCTTTCAAATCTAATATGAACCATGTCATTCAGAGGGAGCACTCTACTACACATCAGGATATACCATATAGCCTCTAACATACTAGGTTTTCTAACCTGCCCATTTTTCCTTCCACAGATTCATAACCAAAAAGAACAAGCAAATCTGCACCAACCCAACTGAGTCCTGGGTCCAGGAGTACGTGGATTTTCTGGAATTGAACTGAGCTGCTCAGGGCTAGTGACCGGGTCTGCTGGGAATGTCATCTGAACATGAGATATACCTCCTCCCTTGTCCTTTCAGTAGTCCCCATTCATCACCAAATTTAATATGTATTGTATGTGATGTTATTATAATGGTGTAATttatgctatttatttctttgctaaAGGACTTCTATCCCCTATGGGGATGGTCAGCTCTCATTTTCTCTATTATTGTAGATATACAGACAATGTAGTTATTCAGTTCCACTGTTTTCATAATAAAGTCTTCAAAAATGCTGAGTTTCTTTgcactttgtatttgttttgttttgttttttttgttttgttttgagtcacctATCGAGCAATGCTCATGGGTACTATGGCTCCACACTCATGTATTActccatatgggtgccagggattggaccttgGTTGGCctcattcaagacaagcacctgctgtactatcactcagatcTCGTGTGCTTTTTGTTTTAACTTGGTTTGGGGAGAAGGCAATTACCTGGTGTTATTACAGAGACCAGCCACAGTTCCTGAAAATAGATTGAGTGGCCACTGATGGTTACTGCCTATCTGCTCTGTCCTAACCGCTCTAAAGACTTGCTCTTCTGGGATGGTTAGATATTATATAACTGATAGAGTAagtgccttgtacatggctaacaaGGGTTCAATTCCACTAGGTGTGATTCCTAAGAAGAGAGTCaggagcactaccagatgtgacccaatattctcttcccccaaaaaagaaacctttGATCTTccacttattctttctttttttttttttttgttttgttttgttttattttttgggccacactcagtaacgctcaggggttactcctggctcactcagaagttgctcctggcttgggggaccatatgggacaccgggggatcgaaccacagtccgtccaaggctagcgcaggcaaggcaggcaccttacctttagcaccaccgcccggccccaagatcttCCACTTTTTCAACCAGAATTTTACCAGTTACGAACTCAGGCCCACTCATTATCCCCAATTTTGGagatgaggaaacagaaacaaagaggtGACAAAATTTGACAAAGTTTGTAGGTCTACTGAAGAGCACTCTGAAAAGATGAAACAGAGAAGGTTGGGATGTTATGGGTTTTCATGTTTATGTTATGAGGAGAATTACAAATAGCAATGACTGCAATCTTGAACAGGGTAGTCAGAAGAGTGGCCTCCATTGAAGTTTATTTATCTTCAGGAGACTCACCTTGACTGACTGAAACTATACTTTTGCACCTTTGAAGTGGAATAATGTATTAAAGGGCTGGGCTGAGAGTATGTAAAAAGTACACTTCTTAGGATATCAGGAAGCTTTATTCCttcttagttgttttgttttgttttgttttgttttacttagaAAAACTGCCTTTATTCATGTGTCCTTGAAAGCTATTTGggggtaaaatattttttatataaaatctttatttaagcaccatgattacaaacatgattgtaattgggtttcagttataaacagaacagtTCGTTCCTTCTTTGAACCTTAGTCCTCTCTTTTAATAGAGCTTTGTTATATGTATGCTTCCAGGGGACATCATACTAGTTAGAGAGACTAGC
This genomic interval carries:
- the LOC126007620 gene encoding C-C motif chemokine 4-like, which produces MKLCVAGLSLLILIAVCCSPTYSAPIGSDPPTACCFSYFSGKLKREFVVDYYETSSLCSEPAVVFITKKNKQICTNPTESWVQEYVDFLELN